The Enterobacter oligotrophicus sequence TGCTGTTTACCACCTTACTGAGCCTGGTGCTGGTGCCGTTCTCACGCATGCGCAATGACGAGAGGCTACAAGCTCTCTCGCCGGAGATAATTGTGCGTCATGCGCTGGCTGTAATTGGTAATGGGATCGGGGGTTAACGATTTAATGCACCGTTACAGGCTCTCAACCCCGTTAATAACGCTTCTTTTTCTTGCGGCGTGACATTATCAGTCGTGCTCAGATGCATATTACTCTCCTTATTTTCAGCGCAATCTGAATATCTCACAGCTTAACCTTCATAAAAACTCCTTATTTCCTCCATTGTTTATACCTGGAAATATTCATTCAATATGTAAATAAAAAAAGCCTTTCCAATACGCACCTAAAACGTATAATGAGAACGATCATTCTCACTTTTTACACGGTAGCCGACAATGAGTACAAAACTGGAAGAACGACAAAAACAGCGTCAGGACGAGATCATCACCGCCGCGCGCCGCTGCTTTCGCGCCAGCGGGTTTCACGCCGCCAGCATGTCGCAAATTGCCAGCGAGGCGAAGCTCAGCGTCGGGCAAATTTACCGTTATTTCAGTAACAAAGACGCGATTATCGAAGAGATGATCCGTCGCATCATTGACTCACGCATTGCGGAGATGCAGGGTAAAACGCTGGTAGAAGGGATGCCGCAGGCGCTCGCCTGGCGACAAACCCTCAGCGAAGATGATGATGCGCTGATGCTCGAAATGTCCGCTGAGGCCACGCGCAATCCGCAGGTTGCGGCCATGTTAGTTGAAGCGGAAGCCCGCATGTTTTCTAACGCCTGTGCGCATCTTAAAAAGCAGTTCCCCCACCTGAGCGATGAACATATTCGCTGCTGCGTGGAGATTACCGCCGTAATGATCGAGGGAACGATTTACCGTCGACTTACGCCGTTAAAAGTACCCTCAGAACAATTAGCGCCCATTTATCAGGATATTTTAAATATGCTTTTCACTGCGAAGTAATCATATTCGAATAATTAGCGGGAACAGGTAATTCCCCTTTATTTCATTTCCGGCTCTGCCGGAGATGCGGTATCGCTGTGCCTTTAAATAGCCCTCCTCCCTGTTAAGCCATTAACAGGGCAGGCTTCGTTCACCCTGGAAAAAGATTATGAAAACCATAACAACCTCCATCGCGGCATTACTCCTCCTGACAGGGTGCGATAATGCGCAAACATCTGCTCCCCAGCGTCCTCTTCCGGAAGTGGGGATTGTCACGCTTATGAGCCAGCCAGTTTCCGTCGTCAGTGAACTGACTGGCCGCACCACCGCCGCGATGAGCGCCGAAGTGCGCCCGCAGGTGGGCGGCATTATCCAGAAGCGGCTCTTCACCGAAGGCGATACCGTGAAAGCGGGACAGGCGCTGTATCAGATTGACCCCGCCAGCTACCGCGCCGCTTACGATGAAGCGGCGGCGGCGCTGAAACAGGCGCAGGCGCTGGTGCAGGCCGACTGCCAGAAAGCCCAGCGCTATGCGCAACTGGTGAAAGACGACGGCGTGTCGCGTCAGGATGCCGAAGACGCCAAATCCACCTGCGCGCAGGACAAGGCCAGCGTCGAGTCAAAGAAAGCCGCGCAGGAGAGCGCCCGCATTAACCTCAACTGGACCACCGTCACCGCGCCAATTTCCGGGCGCATCGGTATCTCCTCCGTTACGCCTGGCGCGCTGGTAACCGCTCAGCAGGATACGGCCCTCGCCACCATTCGCGGTCTGGATAGCATGTATGTCGATTTGACGCGTTCCAGCGCCGATCTGCTGCGATTACGTAAGCAAACCCTCGCCACCAACAGCGATACGCTGAGCGTGGCGTTAATTCTGGAAGACGGCAGTACCTACAGCGAAAAGGGCCGTCTGGCGCTCACCGAAGTCGCGGTGGATGAATCGACCGGCTCGGTGACCCTCCGCGCCGTCTTCCCGAACCCGCAACATCAGCTTTTGCCGGGCATGTTTGTCCGCGCCAGAGTGGATGAAGGCATCATGAGCGATGCGATCCTCGCGCCACAGCAGGGCGTTACCCGCGACGCGAAAGGCAATGCCACC is a genomic window containing:
- a CDS encoding TetR/AcrR family transcriptional regulator, with product MSTKLEERQKQRQDEIITAARRCFRASGFHAASMSQIASEAKLSVGQIYRYFSNKDAIIEEMIRRIIDSRIAEMQGKTLVEGMPQALAWRQTLSEDDDALMLEMSAEATRNPQVAAMLVEAEARMFSNACAHLKKQFPHLSDEHIRCCVEITAVMIEGTIYRRLTPLKVPSEQLAPIYQDILNMLFTAK
- a CDS encoding efflux RND transporter periplasmic adaptor subunit, which produces MKTITTSIAALLLLTGCDNAQTSAPQRPLPEVGIVTLMSQPVSVVSELTGRTTAAMSAEVRPQVGGIIQKRLFTEGDTVKAGQALYQIDPASYRAAYDEAAAALKQAQALVQADCQKAQRYAQLVKDDGVSRQDAEDAKSTCAQDKASVESKKAAQESARINLNWTTVTAPISGRIGISSVTPGALVTAQQDTALATIRGLDSMYVDLTRSSADLLRLRKQTLATNSDTLSVALILEDGSTYSEKGRLALTEVAVDESTGSVTLRAVFPNPQHQLLPGMFVRARVDEGIMSDAILAPQQGVTRDAKGNATALVVNASNKVEQRQLETGDTYGDKWLVLSGLKAGDKLIVEGTDKVTAGQEVKAEEMKATGGNA